The Streptomyces seoulensis genome contains a region encoding:
- a CDS encoding MATE family efflux transporter, with product MTKGPGPAESVGWRGIAAAALPLYLAMLAASAGALVDTALLGNHSTATLAAFAVAMAVFSPATATVAGALRGVMPFVTACREQPERLLSVVRGGTWLAVVVGSLAAAAVAAVPLIGEATGVPRAALDELGIFPVLLAGSVLAVAVGSSATSVLVALGHSKLVMRAGFLGTAASVTLSVLLVGGPGPLPSHGLTGAGVAMLTSSVISAVAAQLALRHATVLTGSSLRPGRPDVKRVWKLGAVGIPLAVTVLVKFAVLGVLTFAAARTGTDSAAVHSVGITLVNLVFTAAVAVGQATVPLVSDHAEKRDSASVRRGVRAGTGLALAVTGAVAGALIVLSRWVVPLFTADAEVRPRITDLLPLVLAVVVTDALQAVVGFGLIGLKRTVPSFVSTFLCYGVLAAVAVPVARARGLAALWTALALANFLQAAGKAYSFRRHSAFTEDGTVPDGAALRSRRPAPPG from the coding sequence GTGACCAAAGGACCCGGACCGGCCGAAAGCGTCGGGTGGAGAGGGATAGCGGCAGCAGCTCTCCCCCTCTACCTGGCGATGCTCGCCGCCTCGGCGGGGGCCCTGGTCGACACCGCGCTGCTCGGCAACCACTCCACCGCGACGCTCGCGGCGTTCGCCGTCGCCATGGCCGTGTTCAGCCCTGCGACGGCCACGGTGGCGGGCGCGCTGCGTGGCGTGATGCCGTTCGTCACGGCGTGCAGAGAGCAGCCTGAGCGGCTGCTGTCCGTGGTGCGCGGCGGGACGTGGCTGGCGGTCGTGGTCGGTTCCCTCGCGGCAGCGGCGGTCGCGGCGGTTCCGCTGATCGGGGAAGCCACCGGAGTACCCCGTGCCGCCCTCGACGAGCTGGGGATCTTCCCCGTCCTGCTGGCCGGCAGCGTTCTCGCCGTCGCGGTCGGCTCGTCGGCCACGTCCGTCCTGGTCGCGCTGGGCCACTCGAAGCTGGTGATGCGGGCCGGGTTCCTCGGCACCGCCGCGTCCGTCACGCTGTCGGTCCTCCTCGTGGGTGGACCGGGACCACTGCCGAGTCACGGGCTCACAGGGGCGGGCGTCGCCATGCTCACCTCCAGCGTGATCAGCGCGGTGGCCGCCCAACTGGCCCTCCGCCACGCCACCGTGCTGACCGGCAGCTCCCTTCGCCCGGGCAGGCCGGATGTGAAGCGGGTCTGGAAGCTGGGCGCCGTGGGGATTCCGCTGGCCGTCACGGTACTCGTCAAGTTCGCCGTCCTGGGCGTACTGACCTTCGCCGCGGCCCGGACCGGGACGGACAGCGCGGCGGTGCACAGCGTGGGCATCACGCTGGTCAATCTCGTCTTCACGGCCGCGGTGGCGGTCGGCCAGGCCACCGTCCCGCTGGTCTCCGACCATGCGGAGAAGCGTGACAGCGCGAGTGTCCGCCGCGGCGTCCGGGCCGGGACCGGGCTGGCACTGGCCGTGACCGGGGCCGTCGCGGGGGCGTTAATCGTCCTCAGCCGATGGGTCGTTCCGCTGTTCACCGCGGACGCCGAGGTGCGGCCACGGATCACGGACCTTCTGCCGCTGGTGCTGGCTGTGGTCGTCACCGACGCGCTGCAGGCGGTCGTCGGGTTCGGCCTCATCGGGCTCAAGCGGACGGTGCCGAGTTTCGTGTCGACCTTCCTCTGCTACGGAGTCCTGGCCGCCGTCGCCGTACCGGTCGCCCGCGCCAGGGGTCTGGCCGCCCTGTGGACGGCTCTCGCTCTCGCCAACTTCCTCCAGGCTGCCGGCAAGGCGTACTCCTTCCGCAGGCACAGCGCGTTCACCGAGGACGGCACCGTGCCGGACGGCGCCGCGCTCCGCTCTCGGCGCCCAGCGCCTCCGGGCTGA
- a CDS encoding OmpL47-type beta-barrel domain-containing protein — protein MLGLTSTAAYGRDGDRAAAQTLTWTASSRTDQYASFPTTAVAGPTTLVFENSAATGNDIGMPHTLTFDVSDPEYNHDVPVNILANPGDDSGGKHTVDVTLTPGRYRFFCSIPGHGQMQGILTVTEPGGEDTTAPTASAKVEGQKNADGAYVGSATVTVSASDDASGVKSIEYAVGEDGPWQAYTAPVVVDQVGSHTLRYRATDQAGNVAAAKSVTFGVVAPPTDDTTAPETSATVSGEKDAEGDYLTMATVTVTASDTGSGVNTIEYALGADAAWQPYTAPVMVHQVGRHTVRYRATDKAGNAAAAKSVTFTVVEPPAEDTAAPETSAVVSGTKNSNGAYVTSAKVTVTASDSASGVARVEYSLDGGPYLEYSSAVVVDRLGFHTVAYRATDKAGNTSAAKSVTFTVAQGGGVPAPSCPEYDERLTVIVGTVDTGVPNRLTRSRCTINELIEDEKDWSSQALFLKHVDKVLDGLLTDGVIDQREFTKITKAAKQSKIGKPGQTQGYRDLFDGTEASLSKWEQVGGGRFALTGDGAITSSTTVAGMGMLWFPERKYGDFSLKLRFRDDAPGTGNANGGVFIRFPNVHDHPEESRPEWVAINYGHEIQILDSPTGDMYKTGSVYGFDRVGLGGAGVTPKGTWNDYEIRAEGQHFTILRNGAVINEFDNVGGQVFTPPRAGDPGTDGRRYATGYIGLQVHSTTDVISYRDIRIKEL, from the coding sequence ATGCTGGGGCTCACCTCGACGGCCGCCTACGGACGTGACGGTGACCGTGCGGCGGCCCAGACGCTGACGTGGACCGCGAGTTCACGCACCGACCAGTACGCCAGTTTCCCGACGACGGCGGTGGCCGGCCCGACCACGCTCGTGTTCGAGAACAGCGCCGCCACCGGCAACGACATCGGCATGCCGCACACGTTGACCTTCGACGTGTCGGACCCCGAGTACAACCACGACGTCCCGGTGAACATCCTGGCCAACCCCGGCGACGACAGCGGCGGCAAGCACACCGTCGACGTGACGCTGACGCCCGGCCGCTACCGCTTCTTCTGCAGCATCCCCGGTCACGGGCAGATGCAGGGCATCCTGACGGTGACCGAGCCGGGCGGCGAGGACACCACCGCGCCGACGGCCTCGGCCAAGGTCGAGGGGCAGAAGAACGCCGACGGGGCCTACGTCGGCTCGGCCACGGTGACGGTGTCCGCCTCGGACGACGCGTCCGGCGTGAAGTCGATCGAGTACGCGGTCGGCGAGGACGGCCCGTGGCAGGCGTACACCGCGCCTGTCGTCGTCGACCAGGTCGGATCGCACACCCTGCGCTACCGCGCCACCGACCAGGCGGGCAACGTGGCGGCCGCGAAGTCCGTGACCTTCGGCGTGGTCGCCCCGCCGACGGACGACACCACCGCGCCGGAGACCTCCGCGACGGTGAGCGGCGAGAAGGACGCCGAGGGCGACTACCTCACGATGGCGACCGTCACCGTCACCGCCTCCGACACCGGGTCGGGGGTCAACACCATCGAGTACGCGCTCGGCGCGGACGCAGCCTGGCAGCCGTACACCGCGCCGGTCATGGTGCACCAGGTGGGCCGGCACACCGTCCGCTACCGGGCGACCGACAAGGCGGGGAACGCGGCGGCCGCGAAGTCCGTGACCTTCACCGTCGTGGAGCCGCCCGCCGAGGACACGGCCGCGCCGGAGACCTCGGCCGTGGTGAGCGGCACCAAGAACTCCAACGGCGCGTACGTGACGAGCGCCAAGGTCACGGTCACCGCCTCGGACTCCGCGTCCGGGGTGGCCCGTGTCGAGTACTCGCTCGACGGGGGCCCGTACCTGGAGTACTCGTCCGCCGTCGTCGTGGACCGGCTCGGCTTCCACACGGTGGCGTACCGGGCGACGGACAAGGCGGGGAACACCTCCGCGGCCAAGTCCGTCACCTTCACCGTCGCGCAGGGCGGTGGCGTCCCGGCGCCCTCATGCCCCGAGTACGACGAGCGGCTGACGGTCATCGTGGGCACCGTCGACACGGGCGTGCCGAACCGGCTGACCCGCAGCCGGTGCACGATCAACGAACTGATCGAGGACGAGAAGGACTGGTCGTCGCAGGCCCTGTTCCTCAAGCACGTCGACAAGGTGCTCGACGGGCTCCTGACGGACGGCGTCATCGACCAGCGCGAGTTCACCAAGATCACCAAGGCCGCCAAGCAGTCGAAGATCGGCAAGCCCGGCCAGACGCAGGGCTACCGTGACCTGTTCGACGGCACGGAGGCTTCCCTGTCCAAGTGGGAGCAGGTCGGCGGCGGCCGGTTCGCCCTGACCGGCGACGGTGCCATCACCAGCAGTACGACGGTGGCGGGCATGGGCATGCTGTGGTTCCCGGAGCGCAAGTACGGCGACTTCTCGCTCAAGCTCCGGTTCCGCGACGACGCGCCGGGCACGGGCAACGCCAACGGCGGTGTCTTCATCCGGTTCCCGAACGTCCACGACCACCCCGAGGAGTCCCGCCCCGAGTGGGTCGCCATCAACTACGGGCACGAGATCCAGATCCTCGACAGCCCCACCGGCGACATGTACAAGACGGGCTCGGTCTACGGCTTCGACCGCGTGGGCCTGGGCGGCGCGGGGGTCACCCCGAAGGGCACCTGGAACGACTACGAGATCCGCGCGGAGGGCCAGCACTTCACGATCCTGCGCAACGGTGCCGTGATCAACGAGTTCGACAACGTCGGCGGCCAGGTCTTCACCCCGCCCCGCGCGGGTGACCCCGGCACCGACGGCCGGCGCTACGCGACGGGGTACATCGGGCTCCAGGTGCACAGCACGACGGACGTGATCTCGTACCGCGACATCCGCATCAAGGAGTTGTAG
- a CDS encoding aminoglycoside phosphotransferase family protein, translating into MTVTGTDITADLIRDLLREQHPDLADRPLKLGALGWDNQVWRLGDDLAVRMPWATESADALLRKEHTWLPLLATGLPLPIPVPQRLGEPTARFPRPWLVTTWVPGEPADRAPATRPAEAADTLAAFLTAFHRPAPDEAPTGRDRGGRLADTAEGLDRALASAAGPGLVHDPDAVRAVWEDAAAPEWTGPRLWLHGDLHPANILTTDGTFSGVIDFGDLFAGDPAFDLASAWLLLPDGALDRFHTAYHPTPDPSTLRRARGWAVLRALAGIHIGHAGDQGRPGGKPTWGPPGQAALRRLTASL; encoded by the coding sequence ATGACAGTCACCGGGACGGACATCACGGCGGACCTGATCCGGGATCTGCTGCGCGAGCAGCACCCCGACCTGGCGGACCGCCCCCTGAAGCTCGGAGCGCTCGGCTGGGACAACCAGGTGTGGCGGCTCGGCGACGACCTCGCCGTCCGCATGCCCTGGGCGACGGAGTCGGCGGACGCGCTGCTGCGCAAGGAACACACCTGGCTGCCGCTCCTCGCGACCGGCCTCCCCCTCCCGATCCCCGTCCCGCAGCGCCTGGGTGAGCCCACCGCGCGCTTCCCCCGGCCCTGGCTCGTCACCACCTGGGTACCGGGCGAGCCCGCCGACCGCGCCCCCGCGACCCGCCCCGCCGAGGCGGCCGACACCCTCGCCGCCTTCCTGACCGCCTTTCACCGCCCCGCCCCCGACGAGGCGCCCACGGGAAGGGACCGCGGCGGCCGACTGGCCGACACCGCCGAAGGCTTGGACCGCGCGCTCGCCTCGGCCGCCGGACCGGGACTCGTCCACGACCCGGACGCCGTCCGCGCGGTCTGGGAGGACGCCGCCGCGCCCGAATGGACAGGCCCCCGCCTCTGGCTCCACGGCGACCTGCACCCCGCCAACATCCTCACCACCGACGGCACCTTCTCCGGCGTCATCGACTTCGGCGACCTCTTCGCCGGTGACCCGGCCTTCGACCTCGCCTCCGCCTGGCTCCTCCTGCCCGACGGAGCCCTCGACCGCTTCCACACCGCCTACCACCCCACCCCGGACCCCTCGACCCTGCGCCGTGCCCGGGGCTGGGCGGTCCTCCGTGCCCTCGCCGGCATCCACATCGGCCACGCGGGCGATCAGGGCCGCCCGGGAGGCAAGCCGACGTGGGGCCCACCGGGACAGGCGGCGTTGCGGCGGCTCACGGCGTCGCTCTGA
- a CDS encoding L,D-transpeptidase family protein — protein sequence MRNSTDTPSCPRYARRGGARHAISAAAVCGVLLAVATSCGDTDGRARSGGAAGNGNPAVSGSSSPATGTGVPGVGARMGEQIPSATRQLVVVYGDDRDSAEGLAVLYEKQGAQWKQSASWPSHNGRRGWTTDHQLDDERSPVGVFSLTDAGGTLRSPGSKLPYWYDDNAYAASVNQDDEAHAHDFDYVIAINYNRLKGTPPYDWSRPEGVEKGGGIWLHLDHGDGTSACVTVPEAGMKTLLRTLDPADHPVVIMGDRERLKS from the coding sequence ATGCGGAACTCCACTGACACTCCGTCCTGTCCCCGGTATGCGCGGCGCGGTGGTGCCCGGCATGCCATATCCGCGGCGGCCGTCTGCGGTGTCCTGCTCGCGGTGGCCACGTCCTGCGGGGACACCGACGGGCGGGCGCGCTCCGGCGGCGCCGCGGGCAACGGCAACCCCGCCGTGTCCGGCTCCTCCAGTCCGGCGACCGGCACCGGCGTCCCCGGCGTCGGGGCGCGGATGGGCGAGCAGATACCGTCCGCCACCCGGCAGCTCGTGGTCGTCTACGGCGACGACCGGGACTCCGCCGAGGGCCTCGCGGTGCTGTACGAGAAGCAGGGCGCCCAGTGGAAGCAGTCCGCGAGCTGGCCGTCGCACAACGGCCGCCGGGGCTGGACGACGGACCATCAGCTCGACGACGAGCGCAGTCCCGTCGGCGTCTTCAGCCTCACCGACGCCGGAGGCACGCTGCGCAGCCCGGGCAGCAAGCTGCCGTACTGGTACGACGACAACGCCTACGCCGCTTCGGTGAACCAGGACGACGAGGCCCACGCCCACGACTTCGACTACGTCATTGCCATCAACTACAACCGGCTCAAGGGCACCCCGCCCTATGACTGGAGCCGTCCCGAGGGCGTGGAGAAGGGCGGCGGCATCTGGCTGCACCTGGACCACGGTGACGGCACGTCGGCCTGCGTGACCGTTCCGGAGGCAGGCATGAAGACCCTGCTGCGCACCCTCGACCCCGCCGACCACCCGGTCGTGATCATGGGCGACCGCGAGCGCCTCAAGAGCTGA
- a CDS encoding alkaline phosphatase family protein — MGELTRRRVLGSAAGALGGAAALSLLPPSVQKAVAAGPPAGGSPRDIEHVVLLMQENRSFDHYFGTLSGVRGFADPQALELDSGRSVFYQPDAQNPKGYLLPFHLDTHSSSAQAIPSTSHAWSVQHQAWNGGKMDQWLPAHRAADGVNGPYVMGYYTREDIPFQFALAETFTVCDNYFCSVFGPTWPNRLMWMTGSLDPGGTQGGPVIKNSAPKPYQWTTYAERLQAAGVSWKVYQQDDDYGCNMLEQFATFKNAVPGSELYERGVRPQPEGTFEDDARNDRLPAVSWIMPTSFQSEHPDYLPAAGADFVASKIEAIASNPKVWRKTAFILNYDENDGLFDHVPPPVPPAGTPDEFVQGLPIGGGFRVPAIVISPWTVGGWVATEAFDHTSALQFLEHVTGVEEPNISDWRRSTFGDLTSAFRFRSARPRPPRLPDDTAEQLEKAKEEVATLPKPTLPGADQTFPRQEHGRRPHL; from the coding sequence ATGGGCGAGTTGACCCGTCGTAGAGTCCTGGGGTCGGCCGCGGGTGCGCTGGGTGGCGCCGCGGCCTTGTCCCTGCTTCCGCCGAGCGTCCAGAAGGCCGTCGCCGCGGGGCCGCCCGCGGGCGGTTCGCCGCGCGACATCGAGCACGTCGTCCTGCTGATGCAGGAGAACCGGTCGTTCGACCACTACTTCGGCACCCTCTCCGGTGTCCGCGGCTTCGCCGACCCCCAGGCCCTTGAGCTGGACAGCGGACGCAGCGTCTTCTACCAGCCCGACGCGCAGAACCCCAAGGGCTACCTGCTGCCCTTCCACCTCGACACCCACTCCTCCAGCGCCCAGGCCATCCCGTCCACCAGCCATGCCTGGTCCGTGCAGCACCAGGCATGGAACGGCGGCAAGATGGACCAGTGGCTGCCCGCCCATCGCGCCGCCGACGGTGTCAACGGCCCGTACGTGATGGGCTACTACACGCGCGAGGACATCCCGTTCCAGTTCGCGCTCGCCGAGACCTTCACCGTCTGCGACAACTACTTCTGCTCGGTGTTCGGGCCGACCTGGCCCAACCGGCTGATGTGGATGACCGGTTCGCTCGACCCCGGCGGCACGCAGGGCGGCCCGGTCATCAAGAACTCGGCGCCCAAGCCGTACCAGTGGACCACCTACGCCGAGCGGCTCCAGGCGGCCGGGGTGAGCTGGAAGGTGTACCAGCAGGACGACGACTACGGCTGCAACATGCTGGAGCAGTTCGCCACGTTCAAGAACGCCGTCCCTGGCTCGGAGCTGTACGAGCGCGGGGTGCGCCCGCAGCCCGAGGGCACCTTCGAGGACGACGCGCGCAACGACCGCCTCCCGGCGGTGTCCTGGATCATGCCGACCAGCTTCCAGTCGGAGCACCCGGACTATCTCCCGGCGGCCGGCGCGGACTTCGTCGCCTCGAAGATCGAGGCCATCGCGTCCAACCCGAAGGTGTGGCGCAAGACCGCGTTCATCCTCAACTACGACGAGAACGACGGCCTGTTCGACCATGTACCGCCGCCGGTGCCGCCCGCCGGGACGCCGGACGAGTTCGTGCAGGGGTTGCCCATCGGGGGCGGCTTCCGGGTGCCGGCGATCGTGATCTCGCCCTGGACGGTGGGCGGCTGGGTCGCCACGGAAGCCTTCGACCACACCTCGGCGCTGCAGTTCCTGGAGCACGTCACCGGGGTGGAGGAGCCCAACATCAGCGACTGGCGCCGCAGCACCTTCGGCGACCTCACCAGCGCCTTCCGCTTCCGCTCGGCCCGCCCACGCCCGCCGCGCCTGCCGGACGACACGGCGGAGCAGCTCGAGAAGGCGAAGGAGGAGGTGGCCACACTTCCCAAGCCGACGCTACCGGGGGCGGACCAGACCTTCCCACGCCAGGAACACGGGAGGCGGCCGCACCTGTGA